GAGGTACTGAAGGATGAGGGCGTGGCGAGGCTCTATCGTGCCCTTGCCCGCGAAGTGGTCGCGGTGGGTCAAGCGGAAGGAGCGAAGCTGGCGGACGATCTGGGCGACCGTTTGTGGGCCTTCATGTCGAAGGGGCCGCATGTGCACATGGGGTCAATCGTTGTGGACCGGCTGGCAGGGCGCGCCACGGAATGGCAAGCGCGCAACGAAGTGGTGCTGCGGCTGGCCGCCAGGCACGGCATCGGCGTGCCGCTCAACGATCTGGTGTGCAACCTGATACGCGCCGGAGAGCCCGATTTCACGGCGTGAACTGACCGGTCGCGCGAGAAAGTCAGAATGTCCTGGCGCAGCTTCCCTCAGAGGTTGTTTGCCCCCCCGGCTTTGATTTCAATTCCTGCCGCTGTCTGATATGCAAGTGCCAACCAAGCTTTGGGGGCACGGTGAACGGAATCAAGGAAACGGGGACCGTTGCCATCAACGGATTTCTGCTGATCGGTGCATTGATCGCGGGGGCGGTTTATGCGTTCATGAAGCAAGAGATCATACTGGCTTTCATGACGCAGTATTTGCCAGAAGAGGCTTGGGCCCTGCCCTTATATGTCATCGCCGGATTTCTGTTCGTGATCCTGGTGCCAAGTTTGGTCATCAATAACCCGAACGAGTCGCGGGTCATCTTGTTCTTTGGCCGCTATGCCGGAACACTGAAACGCGCCGGATTTTATTGGGTATTGCCGTTCACGACGCGCGAGACGGTGTCGCGCAAAACGGTGAGCCTGAACACCAAGACACTGAAGGTGAACGAGTAGCGCGGCAATCCGATCGAGATCGGCGCCGTGATCGTCTGGCATGTCGAAGACTCCGCGCGCGCGGCGCTCAACGTCGACAATTACCGGGAGTTTGTAGCGGTCCAGAGCGAGACGGCGGTGCGCATTTTGGCGAGCCGTCACCCTTACGACTCCGACGACGGCGTCGAGTCGCTGCGCGGGTCACAGGAAAAGATCGCAGCCGACCTTCAGGCCGAACTTCAGGAGCGGCTGAAGATCGCGGGCGTTCGTGTCACCGAAACGCGGCTGTCGCATTTGGCCTACGCCCCTGAAATCGCCTCAGCCATGTTGCGCCGCCAACAGGCCGAGGCCGTGGTCAGTGCCAGGCGCATCATCACCGAGAACGCAGTCAAGATGGCCGACGGCGCTCTCCTGCAGCTGGAAGCGAACGGCACCGTCAAGCTCGATGACAATGCGAAGGGGCGGCTGATCAGCA
This window of the Planctomycetia bacterium genome carries:
- a CDS encoding SPFH domain-containing protein, which produces MEIGAVIVWHVEDSARAALNVDNYREFVAVQSETAVRILASRHPYDSDDGVESLRGSQEKIAADLQAELQERLKIAGVRVTETRLSHLAYAPEIASAMLRRQQAEAVVSARRIITENAVKMADGALLQLEANGTVKLDDNAKGRLISNLLVALVSESNAQPIIDLKA
- a CDS encoding ketopantoate reductase C-terminal domain-containing protein; amino-acid sequence: EVLKDEGVARLYRALAREVVAVGQAEGAKLADDLGDRLWAFMSKGPHVHMGSIVVDRLAGRATEWQARNEVVLRLAARHGIGVPLNDLVCNLIRAGEPDFTA